A window of Syngnathoides biaculeatus isolate LvHL_M chromosome 9, ASM1980259v1, whole genome shotgun sequence contains these coding sequences:
- the hadh gene encoding hydroxyacyl-coenzyme A dehydrogenase, mitochondrial, producing the protein MAYFGHRLCRAFSSSALRSVAVKHVVIIGGGQMGAGIAQVAASTGHQVTLVDTSDAILTKAVNGMEASLKRVVKKKFADKPEAGEAFIEKVLRSVSTATDANLAVQSTDLVLEAIVENLKVKQDLFSQLDKAAPAHTIFASNTSSLPIGDIASATSRLDRFGGLHFFNPVPMMKLVEVIGTSSTSQETLDSLMNFSRALGKTTVACKDTPGFIVNRLLVPYMLEAVRLHERGHGSKEDIDVAMKLGAGYPMGPFELLDYVGLDTAKFILDGWSAADPNNALFAPSPLLDKLVADGKFGKKTGEGFYKYK; encoded by the exons ATGGCTTACTTCGGCCACCGGTTGTGCAGGGCTTTCTCTTCGTCGGCACTCAGGAGTGTGGCCGTCAAGCATGTGGTCATCATCGGCGGAGGACAAATGGGTGCGGGAATCGCTCAG GTTGCTGCGTCAACTGGCCACCAGGTGACGCTCGTGGACACGTCTGACGCCATCTTGACGAAGGCGGTTAATGGCATGGAAGCGAGCTTGAAGAGGGTGGTCAAGAAAAAGTTCGCCGACAAGCCCGAG GCGGGTGAGGCGTTCATTGAGAAAGTTCTGCGCAGCGTGTCGACCGCCACGGACGCCAACTTGGCGGTTCAGAGCACGGACCTCGTTCTGGAGGCCATCGTGGAAAACCTGAAAGTCAAGCAGGATCTTTTCAGCCAGCTGGACAAGGCGGCGCCGGC acacaccatctttgctagcaaCACATCCTCGCTGCCCATCGGCGAcatcgccagcgccacctccaGACTGGACCGCTTCGGCGGCCTCCACTTCTTCAACCCGGTCCCCATGATGAAACTCGTCGAG gtCATCGGAACGTCGTCCACGAGCCAGGAAACGCTGGACTCCCTGATGAACTTCAGCCGTGCGCTGGGCAAAACCACCGTGGCCTGCAAG GACACGCCCGGATTCATCGTGAATCGCCTGCTCGTCCCCTACATGCTGGAGGCCGTCCGGCTGCACGAGAGAG GTCACGGGTCCAAAGAAGACATCGACGTGGCCATGAAGCTCGGCGCCGGTTACCCAATGGGACCCTTCGAGCTGCTGGACTACGTTGGACTGGACACGGCCAAGTTCATCTTGGACG GTTGGAGCGCCGCGGACCCAAACAATGCGCTCTTTGCTCCAAGCCCCTTGCTCGACAAGTTGGTCGCGGACGGgaagtttggcaaaaaaacgGGAGAAGGATTCTACAAGTACAAGTAA